The following nucleotide sequence is from Diospyros lotus cultivar Yz01 chromosome 3, ASM1463336v1, whole genome shotgun sequence.
ataacattagtAAATgatattatacatacatattatcatatttatcttctttttcagtaatatatacatatatatcatatattatatcatttatcatttaaATAGATCTCTCTTTTCAAgaaacattatttatttctcatttctctctcattcatTTGGTTGcatattccttttcttctccaaCAATTGCCTCTCGTTGTCGCCTCGCCTCCAACCACCAACTCTCTTGTTACCTCGCCTCTTGCCGCTTTGTCTTTCATCACCGAGCGTTGCTACATCCTCCCTCTCCACCGCCTCTCATCACAGCTATACACCCTTTTCTTTATTGTTGTTGCCACAAGCTCTAATGATCGAGACAGATGTGTGAACTTTGTTGCCGAAAACgtatttttggtcattttatgtaatttacaAAAATGCCTCGAAACAtttcacaaattataaaaatgatttgaaaaaacgtttcaaactttttttttttttcaaaataggaAACAATTCGAAAACACTAAAATGGCATCTTCGAGTCGTTTCCGTGCTTCAAAGATTATCAATAGGAAAATAAAAGGGttaaattttggagaaattctATTGGTATAATATAAAagatgtattatatatattatataataataatataaaaatttgtttttatgcTTGCAGAAAAGAGTAACAACTTCATGTAAAGATTCTTCTTTGTTTTGCTAGTTGGCATAAGCATAAGCACTTccccataaataaataaaatttatttcttgGTTTGTATGTATTTGAGgacaaatttcattttttctgattttataaatgcaaacCAATTATCAAAAATGAAGGTTAAACATGATTATGTGTACAAATTTTCTATATAAGATGTTTactttctgaaaaaaaaataaaaaaatatttaaccaATGAATTGTAAATATAGTACTAAGACTAAGCAGGATTGGTGTGGCTTGTTCTAATTTATACTCAAAGTGTGTTCACTTTGCAATGGTTTTGACAAAATTGGTTTCCAAAACGGtgctgaaaattaaattataagaaagGTAGCAAGGCACTGCCCTTTGTTGAcaaaatgaacacaaaattGCCAACTTCTTGGCGCACCTAACTTTCAGAACAGATAATAACCAAAACTGCTTCTCTATAGATATGCCTTCTCCTTTCTACTCACGTAAGGTAACTAGTTGAAAAGAAAGCAGGAGACATGCAACATACGCAAGTTCTAGCTTTATAGCAGCGCCATCTTCATCGCTAGAACAGAGAGATCTGTATATGGATTCTGAATTAAAACAGTAACGATTTAAGAAAGCCTCATGCCCGCAGGTCCTTGTTCGAACTCCAAGCAGGGGATTTGCCATCGGTTCCATTTTCTACGCCCATTAAAGGGTCAGATTCACCTTCCTTTCCCTTGAGtgataataagaagaaagagaaattagTAAATCACTTTTTGAAAAAACAGGAAAATCTTATGATACCCAAAGCACCGGTATCTTGTAGAACACAAAAGGTGttttatataacataaaatGTGCATTATATAACACAAGGGCATAGTGCATATATAAAGACCCCTTCGAGTTGTAAAATACACCCTTCATATTATACAATACACCATTTACGTTGTAAAAACACCCTTTGTATTCTACCAAGGACACCGTACCATAAAAGTTTCGTATCCTGTTATTACAGACTCCCCCTGTGATTACACTGCTCCCCGTGGTTGGGTACTGTAGCAGTGCACAGGGACAACATTTTGAATGGGGAAACTGAGAATGTCAAGTACCTGGGAGTGTTGTGCCACTGCTTCACTGGGCTTCTGCTGACTCTCGAGAGTACAGTAATAGGAATAGAGTACCATTCCGATGACGGCAACGAAGATTCCAAAAATGTTCCGCCAGCTAAACGGGTCGTGAAGAAGAACATAGCCGAAGGCCAAAACCAGGCATGTTTTAAGATGTCCAAGGACCTGGTATGTAACCGGAGATGTCTTTCCTATTACGAGAAAGGTGCTGAAGTTTACCGAGACTGATATCAGGCAGGACAGAATGACGAAGGCCTTGCAACCAAGAGAAATGTGAGAGAAGTAGCATTAGACGGTATTTGAACAAGAGAAGAAGGTGGTTGGTATAAGTTGTTCAATTCTCTCACCAGGACTCGAGGGGTGTAACTGAAAGCAAAGACATTCTTATCTGTCAAAAGCCAATCTAGAAATGGGCCGATGATGAATAAAGTTATTGCCTGATAGGGACAAGATTGATACAGGAGTTGGGTTGAAGAAACTTTGAACTTCTTTTGGATGCTATTGGTCATCTAGAAATAACTGGTTAAGGTCTTAAGACAACAAAAGACACATTAATAACGAGAAGAAAACATGGGAGAACACATACCCTCCCCAATTCTTGAATAGTTGCAAGCAAGCATCACGCAATCTTTCTGGTTTTCCATTTAACTCTGCTAAATTTGCTCTAATTTACCATTGACACAATTGAAAAAACGACAAGACTATAAAGGCAGTTGAGGATACAATCTGGGCAACACAGGTTGTAACAACTGCAAGCAGAGACAAGATAGAACCCAGCACATTCAACTGCAGGTCAGTCACGGTTGCTATTCCAACACCCAAAAGAAGGATGGCAAGAGAGAACTGGACATTGTGACTGTGAATCATTTTAATGAAATATCAGAAACAAATATGGATTGATAGCATAACATATAGCCaacaaaagagaaaatcatCAAATTCCACATGTCTGATATTGTGTGTCTGAATAATGTACACTAACAAAAAGCATGGAAACAAAGAAATGCAGGTTTATCTCAAGAGGCGAAAAAATAGCTGATGTGCAGAGTTGATATTCAAGCGAGAGAAATAAGAATAGAACTGAAAGAGCCACATACTCCACTAGGCAACCTATGTATCAGAGGCCAACAAAATCAGGAACAAGGGCATGCCATAAGATTTGTAGCTATGACACACAAACTTTGTAAGTATCAAGGATGCTTGACTGCTAAAAGAATCAATCCCGTTGCCAAGAAAACAATATCATAAGCTCATATTATTGTGCAGCCTGCGAAGCTACCCTAAATTACACTTTAGTTAGAGCTATTGAATTAATCTTGGGTTACAAGGCCTAAAAAAACTGTCCATATCCTTAgttaattttcttgaatttgtttCTACTGTGCGCAAAGTTATTTTTTTCCCTAGGGGTAGAGGCCTAGATGGAGAGAAGGGGCgggcgcgggggggggggggggggggggggtaatcTTCATTGTCAAGAAGCTGCAAAATGTAATCCTTATTGGGGTATGGAAAGACAAACTAAAAGATTCTGAAAAAGAGTTTCTCCTTATAAGTGGAGCAGAATGTTCTTAAATTATGTAATCTCACGTGGGCTTTAGAGTGTGAACtgtcgaaaaaaaaaatggtcagATTGATGGGATAACTTTCCCAACCATCTCTCCAGTGCTAGCAACTTTTAATAGTCGACTAATTTGGACAAAGCATCTCAACTCATCCTTTGTCCTTGGAGTTGATTTCAGTTCTATAATCCAATAAGAACAGAAGCTTGATCCTAACCACTGGCATGGCAACTTAATTCTGTACTTCCCGTTCTGATATGTGAAAtgtaaacaaaagaaagaaaggataaaGATGCTAGCAGGAAATACACATGCAACTTCAGCCACAATAAATGTCAAACACATATTTCAGCTATCAGAGATTACCTAAAGCTCCTTTTATATTATCCAGAATGTACATAAAAACaagtcacttttttttttttttggtaaatgagTTAAGTGAAATACAAGAGCAAAATAGTTATATCCATTAAGATATCTACAAAACAACGAGTCCTCATAATTTAAGTATTTCATGGTTGCAAAATCTGTTGTCAATTGAGAccatcaaataaaaaatgatttccaaGCTCAATCATGCACGGCACTTCACTTATATCAGCAGAGATGCTTCTTTAAGAACAGAGGAAATGGACAGAACAGCATACTGCCACTGGGTGTGGATAGTTAGAACTTGCCTGAATTTCTTCCTCAAGAAAATAGTCTCCAAAAGAACTGTACAGGGAATAATTGCCAGTTTTGTCATCTAAAATAAAAGGTCAAGAGAAAAGGTTCAGAAACTGATACttcaaatagaaatttaaaagttGAACCACCTCATCAAGGATACAAATTTTATTACGGTAAAATTAGGGTGAAAAATATCTTATAACAATATGCTCAGAACAACTTTATCTCATGAATTGGGAGACGGatctttttatgttatttttcagGAATGAAGGAGGGGTGGGGTGGAGGTTTTCTTGCCCTTGTGGTTGAATTATAGTTTTATATGCTTATTTTAATTGTCCTCTATCACTAGTTACCATTCAGCGGGATATGAATATGAACGGGGTACAATTAGAATTAGGGCAGGAAAATAACTTCTGAAAATGTGTCCAGAACAATTTTATCTCATGATGTAGTCAGAGGTCTGACATCTTGTTGAGGAGGGGAGGGGGTTGTCCCCACATAGAATTACAATTTCATAGTAAATAGCAATGCCAATTATCCTTTTCAGCAGCCACCACATGATTGAACAAGAGAAATTGCTCATGTGATGCACATATAGTGTATATTATGCCTTTCAAAATTCTAGAAGTACATCTagttttcacaaaaaaaatatagtaacTCATACTAAgagatatcaaaaaaattggTTATTCTCCAGCAGGAATGATGATTGCAGCAAAATCAAGTTACATTCTATTGATTAATCAATGAGTAAAACAGCCAAAAATGGTAACTTCAACCATGCTACCTGGTAGAAACCAACAGAATTGAAACCCAGGCTAAGATTCAGAAGTCCAATGGAAGACCCATTCAGGATGCCAAAGCCCATCACAGTTCTTGGATCAAAAGGTTTGTGCTCAAACCATTTCATCCACAAAGCCACATGGAGGGAACAGAAAGTGACCAGAAGATGCCAACTTGTCAATGTTGTTGCTGAAACAACAAACAGGGAAGTTAAAATTAGCAGATGCACATATGTATTTGGAGAAGCCATCGTAGAGAAATTGGGGCCTGATGAAATGACCTCCGGACTCTAAACCTGCTAGCAGTCATGCAAAATAAAATGCAGAAAAGTGCATGAAATCCATCAATGTAGTGTTTGGGGAGGGTCATAATTATATCAAAACTAGAAAGCATCTCTTTGCATGAAAATCTAAAACATGGTTGTCTCAAGAAAATATTCAGGCTGGTTTAAAATAAACTCCTTGTCTATATTTTGCTTTTAATTGGTGGAAAATTTTCCAACTAAATTAAAAGAGTGACTATTAACTCACCAAACACAATTTGGACAAGGGATTCACGCATTGCTTTTAAAGCAGCTTCAGAAGATTCAATGTGACTAGTAACTATGGGGAGCATTATTGTTGTTCATCTCCATTTTCTGGATGGTTAACCATCAAACCATGATAATGGCCATGTTGGGTGTTTAGTCCTTTTGGTGGCAAGCTTGTAGTAGCACTTTCCTTGCCATACCAAATCCTAGTGAgatatgtaaatttaatttcttaccTCCACAACTTCATTGCATGGCATACATACTAAAATCATTAAAGTTCAAGCCTTTTAATTATAGTAGTTAATAAGGAAGGGTAGCACAAGCATATGCCAGGATGCGCATGCCGTATAAAAGAGATGTAGGGCTACCAAAGGGTCCTATATTGTGCTAGTTAAACTTCAAACAATCATAAGCAATAGCAAGAAAGGTCAATGTTAATATGAATAACTAGGTATATACAGAAAAGGAATAGAACTACGGGAATATCACACTGCATGGTATTAGCCAATGTAAGGTGGTTATTATTACCCAATGTCCTGCAGACTTGCTGAGACAAACACGTCATTTATTCACTCATCCTTTCAGAGGAACCATACTATTTCACTATGAATTTGCCATTGAAGGTGTAGCAGATAAGGAGAATGAAATGTAAGGTCACTTGTTTgtatgaaagagagagagagagagagagagagaaatgttaAGATAATGATCCGTCAAGTTCTGAATAATCTCACATAGAAGCATCAAGATTGAAACTTTTTCTTGGGGACAAAGATGAACTGGGCTCACAAGCAATATGTGTTTAATTCTAACATTTACAGTCAAAGACATGATTAGAATATGAACTCACAAAAATACAcaagattttctttttccataaataCAAATTCATCTATACTTCTATTCTTGGATACATGAGGTTGGATGTGCCTCTAGTAATAGATTATCTTTGTTTTTTGACTTGATAATTCTCCCTTATTCTATCAATAAAACagaattttacaaattttttcccTAGGTAAACAGAATTTTACATTAACAGCTCTAAGATCATGACAGCCCATAcattaaatttgtttgtttaattttcaataaatcAATTTGTAGAAAAAGAGCTCTTCTGTTGGTAATTATCACATGAATCGGAACAAATGGACATGATCTCTATGAAGAATGCAAAAGCTTGGGGGCTCTTTCCTCTGGCTTGGGACCAGTGGAATAGTTTTCCCGCTTCTTCTCAACAGTGTCTATATATGAAAATGCTGACACAACTAAACTAATTACAAGTAACTAAAATCTGCTGGAACTACACTTGAAAGCATTACAAAACGAATCCGGAAAATTTAATTGGACACTTATCAAAGTGCAGCAAAACAGGGGAAAAAACAGATCAACTGCTaagtgaatctcatcatgcaaCAACATAATggcaaaatgaaagaaaaaaaaacaaccaCCACCATAAGCCTAATGTTATTTATTCTGAAGGAATGATTGACCGCTCACCAAAAGTGAAACCAAGTGTGCTAATTAGCGCCTTGTTGCAAATAACAATCGACACAGATGAAATCACGGACAAACTCAGCGCTCCAACAGTCCCCAGCTGAAACCGCTGACCCTCAGTCATCTTCACAATTCCTTGTTGCCCTCTCTCCGATCCCTCCCTCACTATCTGCTAATCAAAAACCGGATTTACTTTTATAAATCCTCATAATTCAATACAAAAACACCACAATACTCATAGAAACCGAACCTCATTCCGAGTACTATCAAAGTTAGGAGAGAACTAAAACGCGAACAAGCTCAACTGCAAAAGGCaatcaaaattcaattaaaaaatgagGTATCATGACAAAATGACGAAGAAATTTGCGCAAATTCATCATTTCAGAACCCTAGATCTGCTACATTTGATGCATAATCAGCTTATGcacatatacatgcatataagCGTAGAGAGCCAGGGAGGGAGAGTTACCCGCGAAAAGCAGATCGCTGAAAAGTACGGAGGAAACTGCGAGATCTGCCGATCGATCTATAGATACAGTGATTAGATTTTCGTAGAGGGAGGTTAAGAATTGGACatttatgcataattaattaaaatctgtgattaaaacaaaaaccgAAAGAGAAAGGGAATTTAATGCAAGAATTAGACCTTTTTTTGCTTTCTCGGACCATTTCACGCCTGAGAATGGGGAGATGcgtgaaaaataatttgaatttggaGGGGATTTTGTAGGCTTTTATTTACTTCTCTCGGCTTTGGTGGTTTCTTGCAAATTCAACAAATTAACGTGATCACGTAGGTTACAAGTGAGATCATATAATCTGCCAAATTAATAACTCCCCGTTTGGttgaaaactaaaatatttctatttctCATAAATATATGTTATACAATATTTCACAtgaataaacatatataaatgctagtctttcaaatatttctgttacttagataattaattacaaaaattattataaataaaaatttaggatAGAAAACCAGGGGATCATTCCCTTAAAGAAATAAAAGTAGATAATTTGAAACAATTATATCAAGTGTTGTCTAATTATTATGCAAACTCGTTAAATTAAGTatgaacttaaaaaatattatatataaatttaataatattttattaaattttcacattattaatttttccacTATTTAAACCTAACTAAAGAAATCCCACAAAACCTATATAAACTTCAAACTTGGCAAATTATGAGAAATACTGTCTTATTGAAAAAGTAAAGTGGTGATTTTGATGGGTGACGTACGAGAATGGATAGGGCCTAGGGATCTGCGGGTAGGTCAATAACTTTAACATCACTTGAGGCCTCAGAAGAAACCTAACCTTAGGCCGAAAACGTTTGCCAAGCCAAATAGATGGCTGACTCAACTTGATTTGGTGGCGTCTCCTAGTCATCGCCAAAGTTTTGGCCAACCTCAATGCCTCGTCACATTTCGCGATCCATTTCACTCGCGATCCATCTTAGTCAAGTCACTTTCATTGTCTTTCTCCCTTAATAATCAAGATCGTGCTACTTTACTTGAGATATAGTTTAAAAAGattattgaaagaaaataaaaagaccaaaatatccttgttcattttacaaatttataaagtgGGTCATTACCTGCTactctttcatttctctttccaTGGTCACCGATGCAACTGTCACCTCACCCTCGTTGCCATCATCTCGCCACCTCGCCTTGCCAACCATCACTACATCCTTGGTGGAGAAAGAATGCAACGATGATCGACGAGACAACAAGGCAAAGGCGGTGACAAGGTGATGAGGCGAAGGCAACAACGATTACATTAGCAACCATGGGAAGGAAGA
It contains:
- the LOC127796252 gene encoding UDP-xylose transporter 3-like; amino-acid sequence: MTEGQRFQLGTVGALSLSVISSVSIVICNKALISTLGFTFATTLTSWHLLVTFCSLHVALWMKWFEHKPFDPRTVMGFGILNGSSIGLLNLSLGFNSVGFYQMTKLAIIPCTVLLETIFLRKKFSHNVQFSLAILLLGVGIATVTDLQLNVLGSILSLLAVVTTCVAQIMTNSIQKKFKVSSTQLLYQSCPYQAITLFIIGPFLDWLLTDKNVFAFSYTPRVLAFVILSCLISVSVNFSTFLVIGKTSPVTYQVLGHLKTCLVLAFGYVLLHDPFSWRNIFGIFVAVIGMVLYSYYCTLESQQKPSEAVAQHSQGKEGESDPLMGVENGTDGKSPAWSSNKDLRA